The Pseudonocardia sp. HH130630-07 DNA window CCGGCTGGTCGCGGACGCGCTCGCGGTCCAGGAGGCCGGGGCGTTCGCGGTGGTGCTGGAGATGGTCCCCGCCGACGTCGCGAAGCGGGTGACCGGCGAGCTGCGGATCCCGACCGTCGGGATCGGTGCCGGCCCGGACTGCGACGCGCAGGTGCTGGTCTGGTCGGACATGGCCGGGATGAACCGCGGCCGGGCGCCGCGCTTCGTGAAGCGCTACGCCGAGGTCGGTGAGGTGCTGCGGGGTGCGGCCGCCGCGTTCGCCGCGGACGTCCGCGACGGCGAGTACCCGGCCGAGGAGCACAGCTACCGCTGAGCGTCCGCTCCGGCGGCGGTCAGGGCGCGACGCCCGCGATACCGCCGCCGGAGCGGTACCGGTCGAGCATCCGCGCGGCGGGGGTGTCCCGCCGCTCCAGCCGCTCGCGCAGCAGGGCGAGCCCCCCGGCGTGGTCCGGCTCGGCGCGCAGGGCCGTCTCGGCGGCCGCCAGGACGGCCCGCGACCCGGCGCGCACCGCGGCGTCGGTCCAGCCGAGCAGCGCCGACCGGCGGTGCGCGGCCGGGTCCGGGGTACGCCGCCGTCCGGGCAGGGTCCCGTCGCGCAGCAGGCCGGTGAGCAGGCTGAGCAGCGCACCCGGCAGGCCGGTGCCGCACCCGGCGGCCGGCTCCTCCCCCTCGATCACCGGGACCGCGTCGAACGCCTTGAACTCGATCCGCCCGATCTCGCCGGGGATGCCCGCGTGCCGCACCAGGCTCGGGTCGGTCGGCAGCAGCGGCGCGCCGGGTTCGAGGTAGGCCAGCGCGGCCGGGCGCAGGCCGGTCCGGCGGAAGGTCCGTGCGGACAGCCCGCCCCACGGGCGGCCGTCGCGGAACGGCGAGGAGAACGACCACGGCACCAGGTACGGGCTGTAGTGGGTGAGCTTCGCCGCGGCGTCGGCCAGCACGGCGGGATCGGTGCCCGCCCCGGGGAAGGACAGGTTGAGGTCGGGGCCCCAGGTGACCATGTGCAGCGGGGCGGTCCGCTCCTCGGGCGAGGACGCCATGAGGGCGCGCTCGTGGGCGTTCGGCGGCGGATCGAGCCGGTAGGACGAGCGCAGCGGATGGTGCCCGACGGCGACCGGCCGCAGCCCGTGCCGGCGGGCGACCTCGGCGAGCCGGGACGCGGCGGCGGTCAGCGCGGCTCCCGCGGCGGCGGCCGAGTCGTGCACGGCCGTCCGGATCTCGATGCCCTTGGGGTCGAACCGGGCGAGCTCGCCGTCGTCGCCGAGCCGCTCGTAGCCCTCGGCGTACCAGTGCTTGCGGCGGATCCCGGCGTCGCCGATCCGCAGGTCGCGCTGCCCGTCCGGGAAGTCGGGGAGCTCGTCGACGATCGCCGCGACGGCGTCGTGGGTGAGGACGGCGAAGTCGGCCAGCGACCCGTCCGGGTACAGCAGGGCCAGTTCGTGCTCGATCCCGTACCGCGCGGCGCCCCGCATCGATCACCCCTCGTGTCCACCCGGTCCCCGACCGTACCGGCGGGGACCCCCGTCCCCGGTGTGATCCCGCACCGGCGCCCGGCCGTGCCCGATCCGTGCCCGATCCGGTCTGGACATCGGTGCGCCGAGCGGTCAGCCTGGTGACGACGGCCACATCAGGTCGGCCGGGAGCCCCGAGCGCGGGAGGCGTCATGAGACTGGGTCGCAAGATCTCCGAGGGCTACACGGTGGACCACGAGGCCGATCGCGTCGCCGCCGCGCAGGAGTCGCCGCTGCCCGCGCCCGTGCCGGAGCCCGGTCTCGCCGAGTGGGCACCGGCCGGCTCGGAGCCGGCGCGCTCGGGGTCGCGCGAGGATTGAGATGTCACGCGGCCTGTTCCGCCGCACGCCGCAGGAGCACCCCACCGGCCCGCTGGACGGGCACAAGCTGGCCTTCCCGATGCTGTCCGCGGACGGCACGACGGCCGGGTTCAGCGGGGTCACGCTCGGTCGTGCGCACGTCTACCGGACCGTGGACGACGCCGTCTGCGCCCACGGGTGCCGGCACGCGTGCCCGTCGCGGTGGTGCGACTGCGGCTTCTACTGCTTCCATTCCGAGTCCGACGCCCGCGAGCTCGCCTGCGCGCCCGAGCACCAGGGCGCGGTGCTGCTCGAGGTGGCCGTGTCCGGCCGCTTCCGGCGCTACGAGCTGGGCCT harbors:
- a CDS encoding glutamate-cysteine ligase family protein, producing MRGAARYGIEHELALLYPDGSLADFAVLTHDAVAAIVDELPDFPDGQRDLRIGDAGIRRKHWYAEGYERLGDDGELARFDPKGIEIRTAVHDSAAAAGAALTAAASRLAEVARRHGLRPVAVGHHPLRSSYRLDPPPNAHERALMASSPEERTAPLHMVTWGPDLNLSFPGAGTDPAVLADAAAKLTHYSPYLVPWSFSSPFRDGRPWGGLSARTFRRTGLRPAALAYLEPGAPLLPTDPSLVRHAGIPGEIGRIEFKAFDAVPVIEGEEPAAGCGTGLPGALLSLLTGLLRDGTLPGRRRTPDPAAHRRSALLGWTDAAVRAGSRAVLAAAETALRAEPDHAGGLALLRERLERRDTPAARMLDRYRSGGGIAGVAP